A genomic window from Leptolyngbya sp. BL0902 includes:
- the psbM gene encoding photosystem II reaction center protein PsbM codes for MEVNKLGFVASILFVLVPTVFLLILYIQTSSKQTGA; via the coding sequence ATGGAAGTTAACAAGCTCGGTTTTGTGGCCAGCATTCTCTTTGTGTTGGTGCCCACGGTGTTCCTGCTGATTCTGTACATCCAAACCTCCAGCAAGCAAACCGGGGCCTAG
- a CDS encoding acetamidase/formamidase family protein, translating to MAKRRDFLFGSAAATAAAAAVLHPSKTKAQTNREEMIALQEGFVGQYQGGVYLLPATDETVQWGWFNNAEPPRARIQSGDTVIMETMMASQNQVLPGVSIEEITRLRVDHPGRGPHTITGPIFVEGAEPGDVLKVKINRIVPRTYGCNWNLPGELGLGQFPQLFPEPQAKHFFLDMARGKTEFLPGIELPVRPFPGILGVARAESGQYSTVPPGPFGGNMDCREMVAGTTVYIPVFVEGALLWSGDSHAVQGNGEINLTAVESAFNELNLTVEVIKNKPLTWPRIESDTHWMTVGYDRDMNTAIRIMEEETVKFLAEWKGMNSSDARRYMNTYGDFRVAEVVNQLKGVYCMLPKTDGPAMAPLPMMDTRTDFVTHAVNADAMEAMNQAALALIERIQDEKGLAALDAYSLASLALDARIGRLDSGAYHVHCLMPKSTWVA from the coding sequence ATGGCAAAACGTCGCGATTTCTTATTCGGTAGCGCTGCTGCCACGGCTGCCGCTGCTGCTGTCCTGCATCCCTCCAAGACTAAGGCTCAAACCAATCGGGAAGAAATGATTGCCTTGCAGGAGGGCTTTGTGGGGCAATACCAGGGAGGGGTTTACCTCCTGCCTGCCACGGATGAAACGGTGCAGTGGGGCTGGTTTAACAATGCAGAACCCCCGCGTGCTCGGATTCAGTCGGGGGATACCGTCATCATGGAAACGATGATGGCCTCTCAGAACCAAGTTCTCCCCGGCGTTTCCATCGAAGAAATTACCCGTTTGCGGGTGGATCATCCTGGCCGTGGCCCCCACACCATTACCGGGCCAATTTTTGTGGAAGGGGCTGAACCGGGCGACGTGCTGAAGGTGAAAATTAACCGAATCGTGCCTCGCACCTACGGCTGCAACTGGAACCTACCTGGTGAATTGGGTTTGGGCCAGTTTCCGCAGCTTTTCCCCGAACCCCAGGCCAAGCATTTCTTCTTAGATATGGCGCGGGGTAAGACGGAATTTCTGCCCGGTATTGAGCTGCCTGTGCGTCCCTTCCCCGGCATTCTGGGTGTAGCCCGAGCCGAGAGCGGCCAGTACAGCACCGTTCCCCCTGGCCCCTTTGGCGGCAATATGGACTGTCGCGAAATGGTAGCGGGCACCACGGTTTACATCCCGGTGTTTGTGGAGGGGGCATTGCTGTGGTCGGGAGATTCCCACGCAGTGCAGGGCAACGGCGAAATCAACCTCACGGCAGTGGAATCGGCCTTTAACGAACTCAATCTCACCGTAGAGGTAATCAAGAACAAGCCCCTCACTTGGCCCCGGATTGAGTCTGATACCCACTGGATGACCGTGGGCTACGACCGGGACATGAACACCGCCATCCGCATTATGGAAGAGGAAACCGTCAAGTTTCTGGCGGAATGGAAGGGCATGAACAGCAGCGATGCCCGTCGCTACATGAACACCTATGGCGATTTCCGGGTGGCCGAGGTGGTGAACCAGCTCAAGGGCGTGTACTGTATGCTGCCCAAAACCGACGGCCCCGCCATGGCTCCCTTGCCTATGATGGACACCCGCACGGATTTTGTCACCCATGCGGTGAATGCTGACGCGATGGAAGCCATGAACCAAGCCGCCCTCGCGCTGATTGAACGCATCCAGGACGAAAAAGGTCTGGCAGCACTGGATGCCTATTCCCTAGCTAGCTTGGCCCTGGATGCCCGCATTGGTCGCCTGGATTCCGGTGCTTACCATGTCCACTGCCTCATGCCCAAGTCTACCTGGGTTGCTTAG
- a CDS encoding 4'-phosphopantetheinyl transferase family protein, with amino-acid sequence MPRSPDPSAKVWRVADSVVMALPLAAITSNLQALSPAEQHRASEIHHQQRRHAFLASRTVLRQWLSQVTGQPANRLTLGTGPHGKPFLVEAPTLHFNLSHGGDWLMIALSDRHAVGIDIEPIQPRQRLTQLCRRYLSENEAQSVLNLSFDQATTQFLRYWTCKEAYVKGLGVGLTIPLNTVDLTLPPNVHSIEPQGIASAQGLEPGWQLYQWQPTPGYAAALALKVSA; translated from the coding sequence TTGCCCCGATCTCCGGATCCATCGGCCAAGGTTTGGCGGGTGGCGGATAGCGTGGTGATGGCCCTGCCCCTAGCCGCCATAACGTCCAATCTCCAAGCCCTGAGCCCAGCGGAGCAGCACCGGGCAAGCGAGATTCATCACCAACAGCGGCGACACGCCTTTTTAGCGAGCCGTACCGTGCTGCGACAATGGCTGAGCCAGGTGACAGGGCAACCTGCGAATCGCCTCACTTTGGGCACTGGCCCCCACGGCAAACCCTTTTTGGTGGAGGCTCCCACCCTTCACTTCAACCTCTCCCACGGCGGCGACTGGTTGATGATTGCTCTGAGTGATCGCCACGCCGTCGGAATTGATATCGAGCCCATTCAGCCCCGTCAGCGGTTAACCCAACTTTGCCGCCGCTACCTCAGCGAGAACGAGGCTCAATCGGTGCTGAACCTGTCGTTTGACCAAGCCACTACCCAATTTCTGCGGTATTGGACGTGCAAAGAAGCCTACGTCAAAGGGCTGGGGGTGGGGCTGACGATTCCGCTCAACACCGTCGATCTCACCCTGCCCCCTAACGTTCACTCCATAGAACCCCAGGGGATTGCATCGGCCCAAGGACTAGAACCGGGCTGGCAACTCTATCAGTGGCAACCTACCCCAGGTTATGCGGCGGCCCTGGCATTGAAAGTATCAGCCTAG
- a CDS encoding proteasome-type protease produces MTYCLGILARSGLVLAADSRTNAGVDYISSYRKLFDFSLPGERVILLCTSGNLSVTQGVVHTLSQDIKGNQAANLHTLPTMYDVARYVGKQIRAMQEMDRAWLEKDRIDFQCSFLVGGQIMGEEPALFLVYSQGNCIQATPETPFLQIGETKYGKPILDRTIRFDAPLDAIAKCALLSLDSTMRSNLSVGPPINMTMYQADSFVVKHRAQFHAGDPYLLKMRKHWEVSLREASASMPDIDWNQADENLLPTETADLEKN; encoded by the coding sequence ATGACGTATTGCTTAGGGATATTGGCCCGGTCGGGTCTGGTACTGGCGGCGGATTCTCGCACCAATGCCGGGGTAGACTACATCTCCTCCTACCGCAAGCTGTTTGATTTTTCGCTGCCGGGGGAGCGGGTGATCCTGCTCTGCACCTCCGGCAACCTCTCCGTGACCCAAGGGGTTGTCCACACCCTCAGCCAAGATATCAAGGGCAACCAAGCCGCCAACCTACATACGTTACCGACGATGTACGACGTGGCCCGCTACGTGGGGAAGCAAATTCGGGCCATGCAGGAGATGGATCGGGCCTGGTTAGAGAAGGATCGCATTGACTTTCAGTGCAGCTTTTTGGTGGGGGGGCAAATTATGGGCGAAGAACCTGCCCTGTTTTTGGTCTATAGCCAGGGCAACTGCATCCAGGCCACCCCAGAAACTCCGTTTTTGCAAATCGGCGAAACCAAGTACGGCAAGCCCATCCTAGACCGCACCATTCGCTTCGATGCGCCCCTGGATGCCATCGCCAAATGTGCCCTGCTGTCTTTGGATAGCACCATGCGGTCGAATCTCTCCGTGGGGCCACCGATTAACATGACCATGTATCAGGCGGATAGCTTTGTGGTCAAACACCGGGCCCAGTTCCATGCCGGGGATCCTTACCTGCTGAAAATGCGGAAACATTGGGAGGTCTCCCTGCGGGAAGCTTCGGCCAGTATGCCTGATATTGACTGGAACCAAGCCGACGAAAACTTGCTGCCCACGGAAACCGCCGACCTAGAGAAAAATTAG
- a CDS encoding photosystem II reaction center protein T yields MEAVAYIFIFACIIGTLFFAIAFREPPRITKD; encoded by the coding sequence ATGGAAGCTGTCGCTTACATCTTCATCTTTGCCTGCATCATTGGCACCCTGTTCTTTGCCATCGCTTTCCGCGAACCCCCCCGTATTACCAAGGACTAA
- the rdgB gene encoding RdgB/HAM1 family non-canonical purine NTP pyrophosphatase, protein MPTVVVATGNPGKLKEMQAYLGDLNWDLQLKPDELDIDETGTTFLENARLKASEVAKALGQWAIADDSGLEVDALDGAPGLYSARYADSDPARIERVLRELEGQSNREAQFVCAIALARPDGTIALETLGICRGEILTSPKGSGGFGYDPIFYVPELGRSFAELSPPEKEAHSHRGVAFRQLMPELKTLDLGR, encoded by the coding sequence ATGCCTACCGTTGTTGTTGCCACCGGAAACCCCGGAAAACTGAAGGAAATGCAAGCCTACCTGGGCGATTTGAACTGGGACTTGCAGCTTAAACCCGATGAGTTGGACATCGACGAAACGGGCACCACGTTTTTGGAAAATGCTCGCCTAAAAGCCTCTGAAGTGGCCAAAGCCCTAGGACAATGGGCCATTGCCGACGATTCGGGCCTAGAGGTGGATGCCCTAGACGGTGCCCCCGGTTTGTACTCCGCCCGCTATGCCGACAGCGACCCCGCTCGCATTGAGCGAGTATTGCGAGAACTGGAGGGCCAATCCAACCGGGAAGCGCAGTTTGTCTGTGCCATTGCCCTCGCTCGTCCCGATGGCACTATTGCCCTCGAAACCCTAGGCATCTGCCGAGGGGAAATCCTCACTAGCCCCAAGGGCAGCGGTGGCTTTGGCTACGACCCAATTTTTTATGTGCCAGAACTGGGACGCAGCTTTGCAGAACTTTCCCCTCCTGAGAAGGAGGCCCACAGCCACCGAGGCGTCGCCTTTCGGCAGTTGATGCCTGAGCTCAAAACGCTGGATCTGGGTCGCTGA
- a CDS encoding 2Fe-2S iron-sulfur cluster-binding protein — protein sequence MATIKFLNEDQEIIVADGANLRFKALENRIDLYTFSGKLMNCGGYGQCGTCIVDVVSGGENLSPRTAVEERKLKKWPSTCRLACQATVNGPVTVVTKPKR from the coding sequence ATGGCTACTATTAAGTTTCTTAACGAAGACCAAGAGATCATTGTGGCGGATGGGGCGAATCTACGGTTCAAGGCGCTGGAGAACCGTATTGATCTATACACCTTCAGCGGCAAGCTGATGAACTGCGGCGGCTATGGCCAATGCGGCACCTGCATTGTGGATGTGGTGTCGGGCGGCGAGAACCTCTCCCCCCGGACAGCGGTGGAGGAACGCAAGCTGAAGAAGTGGCCCAGCACCTGCCGCCTCGCCTGCCAAGCCACGGTGAACGGCCCCGTCACCGTCGTCACTAAACCCAAGCGTTAG
- the psbB gene encoding photosystem II chlorophyll-binding protein CP47 yields MGLPWYRVHTVVINDPGRLISVHLMHTALVAGWAGSMALFELATFDPSDPVLNPMWRQGMFVLPFMARLGVTQSWGGWSVTGETAVNPGFWSFEGVAAAHIVLSGLLFLAACWHWVFWDLDLFRDPRTGEPALDLPKMFGIHLFLSGLLCFGFGAFHLTGLWGPGMWVSDPYGLTGHVQGVAPEWGAAGFNPFNPGGIVAHHIAAGIVGIIAGLFHLTVRPPQRLYKALRMGNIETVLSSSIAAVFFAAFVVAGTMWYGSAATPIELFGPTRYQWDSNYFQQEIQRRVQAEVNAGGTLATAYAQIPEKLAFYDYVGNSPAKGGLFRVGPMNQGDGLAQGWLGHPVFKDGEGRELSVRRLPNFFETFPVVLVDKDGIVRADIPFRRAESKYSFEQTGVTATFYGGELDGQTITDPTLLKRYARKAQLGEPFEFDLETLGSDGVFRTSTRGWFTYGHAVFALLFFFGHIWHGSRTLFRDVFAGIDPDLSPEQVEWGFFQKVGDTSTRNEERV; encoded by the coding sequence ATGGGACTACCCTGGTACCGGGTACACACCGTCGTCATCAATGATCCCGGGCGACTGATTTCTGTACACCTAATGCATACGGCCCTTGTGGCTGGTTGGGCTGGTTCGATGGCATTGTTCGAGCTAGCTACCTTTGATCCAAGCGATCCCGTGCTCAACCCCATGTGGCGGCAGGGGATGTTCGTGCTGCCCTTCATGGCGCGTCTCGGCGTCACCCAATCCTGGGGTGGCTGGAGCGTCACGGGCGAAACCGCTGTGAACCCTGGCTTCTGGTCTTTTGAGGGCGTGGCGGCGGCGCACATCGTGCTGTCCGGTCTGCTGTTCCTAGCCGCCTGCTGGCACTGGGTTTTCTGGGATCTCGATCTGTTCCGCGACCCCCGCACCGGGGAACCGGCCCTGGATCTGCCCAAGATGTTTGGGATTCACCTGTTTTTGTCGGGTCTTCTTTGCTTCGGCTTTGGGGCCTTCCACCTCACGGGCCTTTGGGGGCCTGGGATGTGGGTGTCTGACCCCTACGGTCTAACCGGACATGTCCAAGGCGTGGCCCCTGAGTGGGGTGCCGCAGGCTTTAACCCCTTCAACCCCGGTGGCATTGTGGCTCACCACATTGCGGCTGGCATTGTGGGGATTATTGCCGGACTGTTCCACCTCACCGTGCGTCCTCCCCAGCGGCTCTACAAGGCCCTGCGGATGGGGAACATCGAAACCGTGCTGTCTAGCAGTATCGCCGCTGTGTTCTTCGCTGCCTTCGTGGTTGCAGGCACCATGTGGTACGGCAGCGCCGCCACCCCCATCGAACTGTTTGGCCCCACCCGCTATCAGTGGGATAGCAACTACTTCCAGCAAGAAATTCAGCGTCGAGTTCAGGCTGAAGTGAACGCTGGCGGCACCCTGGCTACGGCCTATGCTCAAATTCCCGAAAAACTGGCCTTCTACGACTACGTGGGTAACAGCCCTGCCAAGGGTGGTCTGTTCCGGGTTGGCCCCATGAACCAAGGCGATGGTCTGGCTCAGGGCTGGCTGGGGCACCCCGTCTTCAAGGATGGCGAAGGCCGCGAACTCAGCGTTCGTCGTCTGCCCAACTTCTTTGAAACCTTCCCCGTGGTTCTGGTGGATAAGGACGGCATCGTCCGCGCCGACATCCCCTTCCGTCGGGCCGAGTCTAAGTACAGCTTCGAGCAGACGGGCGTTACCGCTACCTTCTACGGCGGTGAACTGGATGGCCAAACCATCACCGATCCCACCCTGCTGAAGCGCTACGCCCGTAAGGCTCAACTGGGCGAACCCTTCGAGTTTGACCTCGAAACCCTGGGTTCTGACGGTGTGTTCCGCACCAGCACCCGTGGTTGGTTCACCTACGGCCATGCTGTGTTTGCGCTGCTGTTCTTCTTCGGCCACATCTGGCACGGGTCTCGTACTCTGTTCCGCGATGTGTTCGCCGGGATCGACCCCGACCTCTCCCCCGAACAGGTGGAGTGGGGCTTCTTCCAAAAAGTGGGCGACACCAGCACCCGCAACGAAGAGCGCGTCTAA
- a CDS encoding ABC transporter ATP-binding protein: MKRFLRRHRVKIAPPELAPPRQALGRLFGYVTRYRWEMALVVVLLLVGTALNLFIPFLLGQGLNSLSAGFDGPYLTQLAGWMVAAAAVSWLLLVIQGEVLANVTQRALYVLRKQVFEYMQTLSLNFFDRQPIGQLMSRVSDDAEVVAQFFRNGLGMLLSETIKVLFIILAMVLLNWRMAIAACVIVPLVLGFLGMVSRISGPAFAALQAEMGELNGILEETVSGERVVIAYQRQEEAIANFEEVSRAAMEVGIRARFVALLSRPLTLVLTNLDVALVALVGSLLTLRGQADVGTVTAFLQYTRQFGLPIINIANTLDFLLAAVSASERIFQILDEAPAVQDAPHAIPLPPIEGRVEFRQVDFGYVPGQRVLRQNSFIAEPGQTIGLCGPTGAGKSTIINLLTRYYDIDAGAILIDGHNLFDIQQDSLRQQVGIVLQEPFLFSDTVLNNLRYARLEASEADCIEAAQRANAHDFILRLPHGYDTLLTERGSNLSQGQRQLLTIARMMVANPRLVILDEATSNVDTRTEANIQTALNRLMAGRTSFVIAHRLSTIRHADQILVLNAGAIVEQGTHDELLQMGGLYYDLYTSQFKGKVLTP; encoded by the coding sequence ATGAAACGGTTTCTGCGTCGTCATCGGGTCAAAATTGCGCCGCCGGAGTTGGCCCCCCCTCGGCAAGCCTTGGGTCGGCTCTTCGGTTATGTCACCCGCTACCGTTGGGAAATGGCCCTGGTGGTGGTGCTGCTGCTCGTCGGCACAGCCCTGAATCTGTTCATCCCGTTTCTCCTAGGCCAGGGGCTCAACAGCCTCAGCGCCGGGTTCGATGGCCCCTACCTGACCCAGTTGGCAGGGTGGATGGTGGCGGCGGCGGCGGTGAGCTGGCTGCTGCTGGTGATCCAGGGCGAGGTGCTGGCCAACGTCACCCAACGCGCCCTCTACGTCCTACGCAAACAGGTGTTTGAGTATATGCAAACCCTGTCCTTGAACTTTTTTGACCGTCAGCCCATCGGCCAGTTGATGAGCCGGGTCAGCGACGATGCCGAGGTGGTGGCCCAATTTTTCCGCAACGGCCTGGGGATGCTGCTGAGCGAGACCATCAAGGTGCTGTTCATCATCCTGGCTATGGTGCTGCTGAACTGGCGCATGGCCATCGCCGCCTGCGTGATTGTGCCCCTGGTGCTGGGCTTTTTGGGCATGGTCAGCCGCATTTCTGGCCCCGCCTTTGCCGCCCTGCAAGCGGAAATGGGCGAACTCAACGGCATCCTGGAAGAAACCGTCAGCGGCGAACGGGTGGTGATTGCCTACCAACGCCAAGAAGAAGCCATCGCCAATTTTGAGGAGGTCAGCCGCGCCGCCATGGAAGTGGGCATTCGGGCGCGGTTCGTGGCCCTGCTCAGCCGTCCCCTCACCCTGGTGCTGACCAACCTGGATGTGGCCCTGGTGGCCCTGGTCGGCAGCCTGCTGACCCTGCGCGGACAGGCCGATGTGGGCACCGTCACCGCCTTTTTGCAATACACCCGCCAGTTTGGCCTGCCGATCATCAACATTGCCAACACCCTGGACTTCCTCCTCGCCGCTGTCTCCGCCTCCGAGCGCATCTTCCAAATTTTGGACGAAGCCCCCGCCGTGCAGGATGCCCCCCACGCCATCCCCCTGCCCCCCATCGAGGGCCGCGTGGAATTTCGCCAGGTGGACTTTGGCTACGTGCCGGGGCAGCGGGTACTGCGGCAGAACAGCTTCATCGCCGAACCGGGCCAAACTATCGGCCTCTGCGGCCCCACCGGAGCCGGAAAAAGCACCATCATCAACCTGCTCACCCGTTACTACGACATCGACGCCGGAGCCATCCTCATCGACGGCCACAACCTGTTCGATATCCAGCAAGACAGCCTGCGCCAACAGGTCGGCATCGTCCTCCAGGAACCCTTCCTGTTCTCCGACACCGTCCTCAACAACCTACGCTACGCCCGCCTCGAAGCCAGCGAAGCCGACTGCATCGAAGCCGCTCAGCGGGCCAACGCCCACGACTTCATCCTGCGCCTACCCCACGGCTACGACACCCTGCTCACCGAACGGGGCAGCAACCTCAGCCAGGGCCAACGCCAACTGCTCACCATCGCCCGCATGATGGTGGCCAACCCCCGCCTGGTCATCCTCGATGAAGCCACCAGCAACGTCGATACCCGCACCGAAGCCAACATCCAAACCGCCCTCAACCGCCTGATGGCTGGACGCACCAGCTTCGTCATCGCCCACCGCCTCAGTACCATCCGCCACGCCGACCAAATCCTCGTCCTCAACGCCGGAGCTATCGTAGAACAAGGCACCCACGACGAACTGCTCCAAATGGGAGGACTATACTACGACCTCTACACCAGCCAATTCAAAGGCAAAGTGCTGACGCCCTAG
- a CDS encoding ABC transporter ATP-binding protein yields the protein MNFAPENSKILTGFLPNLRRFIQIYRGYEQPFWMSQGFLAISALFTLLIPLMSQSLIDDGIIPGNRDAMVRAVLWMVLFAVCSAVFTIANAYYAVQFAERTAHAVRMRQYRKIQTFTFGNLDQFPTSDLMVRMTSDVTAIKGAVQQVILSLAQAPVMFVGALFLIYRNSPGLMWILLLVIPAVLAILAVFLFKISPLFEVQQQKLDDLNQVLQESLAGVRVVKAFVQGDYENRRYDRANQAFRQASLHPMRYVAALQPSFFLIVNLATALVLWFGGRAVSQGDSTVGELMAFTQYLVTILVPLVVLATITPQVTAAEASAERMFEVMDTLPDIDQPSQPVLPSATATTQGRIVFENVSFGYPAPPGETPTPVLRNINLTIEPGQTVAFLGATGSGKSTLVNLIPRFYDVTEGRILIDGIDVRDLAPEILHQWVGIALQEAVLFSGTVRENVGYGRPEAEQEELVAAAAAADAHGFISTIPEGYDAPVARRGSNFSGGQRQRISIARALAVQPKILILDDSTSALDMATEARVQEAVQDLMAATTKLYVAQRISTVLTADRIFLLEAGELVAQGTHETLLASSPLYQDIYQSQLGGAPL from the coding sequence ATGAACTTCGCACCAGAGAATTCCAAAATTTTGACGGGCTTTTTGCCGAATCTGCGGCGGTTTATCCAGATTTACCGGGGCTACGAGCAACCCTTTTGGATGTCGCAGGGTTTTTTGGCGATTTCGGCCCTGTTTACCCTGCTGATCCCGTTGATGAGCCAAAGCCTCATTGACGATGGCATTATTCCCGGCAATCGTGATGCTATGGTGCGGGCGGTGCTGTGGATGGTGTTGTTTGCGGTGTGCAGTGCGGTGTTTACCATCGCCAATGCCTACTATGCCGTGCAATTTGCCGAGCGGACGGCCCATGCGGTGCGGATGCGGCAGTATCGCAAAATTCAGACCTTCACCTTTGGCAACCTGGATCAGTTCCCCACCAGCGACCTAATGGTGCGGATGACCAGCGATGTGACGGCCATTAAGGGGGCGGTGCAGCAGGTAATTTTGTCCCTGGCCCAGGCTCCGGTGATGTTTGTGGGGGCGCTGTTTTTGATCTACCGCAACAGTCCAGGGCTGATGTGGATTTTGCTGCTGGTGATTCCGGCGGTGCTGGCCATTTTGGCGGTGTTTTTGTTCAAGATTTCCCCTCTGTTTGAGGTGCAGCAGCAGAAGTTGGACGACCTCAACCAGGTGTTGCAGGAGAGCCTCGCCGGGGTGCGGGTGGTGAAGGCGTTTGTGCAGGGGGACTACGAAAATCGTCGCTACGACCGGGCCAATCAGGCCTTTCGGCAGGCGTCTTTGCACCCGATGCGTTATGTGGCGGCGTTGCAGCCCAGCTTTTTCTTGATTGTGAACCTGGCGACGGCCTTGGTGCTGTGGTTTGGGGGGCGAGCAGTTAGTCAGGGGGACAGTACCGTGGGTGAACTGATGGCCTTTACCCAGTATCTCGTTACTATCCTGGTACCCCTGGTGGTGTTGGCCACGATTACCCCCCAGGTGACGGCAGCGGAAGCCTCGGCGGAGCGCATGTTTGAGGTGATGGATACCCTGCCTGACATCGACCAACCCAGCCAGCCCGTTCTGCCCTCGGCAACGGCGACTACCCAGGGCCGAATTGTGTTTGAGAACGTCAGCTTTGGCTATCCTGCCCCACCGGGGGAAACGCCCACCCCCGTGCTGCGAAACATCAACCTCACCATCGAGCCGGGGCAGACCGTGGCCTTTTTGGGGGCGACGGGTTCCGGTAAGTCTACCCTGGTGAATCTGATCCCGCGTTTCTATGACGTGACCGAGGGCCGCATTCTGATCGACGGCATCGACGTGCGCGATTTGGCCCCGGAAATCCTGCACCAGTGGGTGGGCATTGCCCTCCAGGAGGCCGTTCTCTTTAGCGGTACGGTGCGGGAAAATGTCGGCTACGGTCGGCCTGAGGCGGAACAGGAGGAACTGGTAGCGGCGGCGGCAGCGGCGGATGCCCACGGCTTCATCAGCACCATACCGGAGGGCTACGATGCGCCCGTGGCAAGACGAGGCAGCAACTTTTCCGGCGGACAACGGCAGCGGATTTCCATTGCCCGTGCCCTGGCGGTGCAGCCGAAGATCCTCATCCTCGACGACAGCACCAGCGCCCTGGATATGGCCACCGAGGCCCGCGTTCAGGAGGCCGTCCAAGACCTGATGGCCGCCACCACCAAACTCTACGTGGCCCAGCGGATCAGCACCGTTCTCACCGCCGACCGCATCTTTTTACTGGAGGCCGGAGAACTGGTGGCCCAGGGCACCCACGAAACCCTGCTGGCCAGCAGCCCCCTCTACCAAGACATCTACCAATCCCAGCTAGGGGGTGCCCCGCTATGA
- a CDS encoding NAD(P)/FAD-dependent oxidoreductase, which translates to MPASSSSSSPTEPHPPQPHVCIVGGGFGGLYCALALQRYQRRTAPTFRITLIEPRDRFLFTPLLYEVLTDELKPWEIAPSYRDLIGPYPIDHCQDWVEQIDIHHQHITLRQGETLAYDYLVVATGSRLKPPATEGSHHAMPFTTLEDAWTLEKRLAELEPTATEANPIHIVVTGAGPSGVELACKLADRLGRQGHITVLDRRAVILRSHSLAIQRAASRAMAKRGIEVFTDVALEVVKANQVVYQHDGRTHHCPADIVVWTVGTIPQPWLGMEIPKQSPLAQCLVKPTLQLLDYENVFVLGDLAEMPGPNKSRAPMTAQAAYQAAPVVAHNLWASVHHRSLRPFHYHHLGNMLTLGKGEAVVHGLGLCLTGRLGAIARRWGYWLRLPTIHHRWRVFKHWLGFGK; encoded by the coding sequence TTGCCCGCGTCATCGTCGTCTTCCTCCCCTACCGAACCCCACCCTCCCCAGCCCCACGTCTGCATTGTGGGCGGCGGATTTGGCGGGCTCTACTGTGCCCTCGCCCTCCAACGTTACCAGCGGCGAACGGCCCCCACCTTTCGGATTACCCTAATAGAACCCAGGGATCGATTTCTGTTTACGCCCCTGCTCTACGAGGTGTTGACCGACGAACTCAAACCCTGGGAAATTGCCCCCAGCTACCGGGATCTGATTGGCCCCTACCCCATCGACCACTGCCAAGACTGGGTCGAGCAGATCGACATTCACCATCAGCACATTACCCTACGGCAGGGCGAAACGCTGGCCTACGATTACTTAGTGGTAGCCACCGGAAGCCGTCTCAAACCGCCCGCTACCGAGGGCAGTCACCATGCCATGCCCTTCACCACCTTGGAAGATGCCTGGACGCTAGAAAAACGGTTAGCCGAGCTAGAACCCACCGCCACCGAAGCCAATCCCATCCACATTGTTGTCACGGGGGCAGGGCCGAGCGGGGTAGAACTGGCCTGCAAGCTGGCGGATCGCCTAGGGCGGCAGGGGCACATCACCGTCCTAGACCGACGGGCGGTAATTTTGCGATCCCATTCCCTAGCCATTCAGCGGGCGGCCTCTAGGGCGATGGCCAAACGGGGCATTGAGGTATTTACCGATGTGGCGCTCGAAGTCGTGAAGGCGAATCAGGTGGTGTACCAGCACGATGGCCGTACCCACCATTGCCCTGCCGATATTGTTGTTTGGACGGTGGGCACCATTCCGCAACCTTGGCTAGGGATGGAGATTCCCAAGCAGTCTCCCTTGGCCCAATGCCTGGTTAAACCGACCCTGCAACTCTTGGACTACGAGAACGTCTTTGTGCTGGGCGATCTGGCCGAAATGCCGGGGCCAAACAAAAGCCGTGCCCCCATGACGGCCCAAGCCGCTTACCAGGCCGCTCCCGTGGTGGCACACAACCTTTGGGCCAGCGTCCACCATCGTTCCCTGCGCCCCTTTCACTACCATCACCTGGGCAATATGCTCACCCTAGGCAAGGGTGAAGCGGTGGTGCATGGGCTTGGCCTCTGCCTAACTGGACGATTGGGGGCCATTGCCCGTCGCTGGGGCTACTGGCTACGGTTGCCCACCATCCACCATCGCTGGCGAGTGTTCAAGCACTGGCTGGGCTTCGGCAAATAG